From the Candidatus Bipolaricaulota bacterium genome, the window CGCAACTTCGCCGGGGATGAGACGATCCACGTCCCTCGCGTGTTTTGGGATTACACCACCCCCCGGGTCCTTACGATGGAGTACATCGATGGGATAAAGTTCTCCGATTTAGATGCGCTTGAACAGGAAGGTCTCGACCGCCGGGTCCTCGCGCGCAACGGAGCGAGGGCCATACTGAAGCAGGTCTTCGACCATGGGTTCTTCCACGCTGACCCTCATCCCGGGAACCTCCTTGCCCTTCCGGGGAACGTCATCGCCCCCCTCGACTTCGGGATGATGGGGCGACTGGATGAGAGGTTGCGCGACCAGGTGGCAGAGCTCCTGTTCGGGGTGGTCGAGCGGGATGTAGACTTGATTATCCGTGCGCTTACGGATATGGGGTGCGTGCAGGCAGGCTCTGACTCTGCAGGTTTGCGACGCGATCTCCTCGATATGCTCGACGAGTATTACGGGGTACCGCTGAAGCGCCTTGACTTTCGGCGGCTGTTCGAGGATGGGCTCGATCTCTTCCACCGCCACCACCTCAAGGTCCCGGCCGGGTTGGTCCTCATGGGAAAGGCACTCACCACTGAGGAAGGAGTCGGGCGAATGCTCGATCCCGACTTTGATATGGTGACGATGGCAAAACCGTACGTGAAAAGGCTCTTTGTGCGACGTTATACCGCCGAGCTCAAACCGGGGCATTGGTTGCCCGTACTCGAGCGATATCTCCGGTTGGTGAAGGAGCTCCCTGATGAGATTGAAACGGCCCTACAAAAGATGTCAGAATACGACCGGACGGATAATTCACCGCGCGATTTTAGGATCTGGGAACGGGTTGCGCATGCGATCGCTATCGGCTCGATCTACATCGGTTCGGCCATCGTCTTGGGGTTTGAGGTAGGCCCCTGTGTTGACGGCCTATCGATCATCGGTCTTGTCGGGCTAGGGATCGGGGTGCTCCTGACCGGATGGCACGCGATCTCAAATCGAGGAAAGTACAAGGGATGAAATTCGATCCGAAAAGAGAGAGCGAGAGGATAACCCGCTTTATCTCTCAGGCAATGGATGAGCTCGGGAAGGAAGGAGCGGTCATCGGCCTTTCCGGCGGAGTGGATTCAGCGGTTGTGGCTTCCCTCTGTGTACGGGCCGTGACTCCGCAGAAGGTGCATGGCCTTATCCTTCCCGAACGTGACTCCGATCCAAAGGCGATGGAAGATGCGCGGGATCTGGCGCAAATCCTCGGGATCAAGGCAGAGGAGATCGATCTTACCCCGATCCTCTCCGCCCTCGGGGCGTACCGGCCGATCCCCCGCATCTTTGCGCGGCCGTGGCTTGTGCGTGCGATCTACAGACGGTTTAAGAAAAAGAAGGGTGTCTCTCACCTCATCCATTCCCTCGGACCGCCGGCGGAGAGGCCGGAGTTCTCGTTTGCGAGCTTTGCCCTTCCCAAACTGCGGATGCGCATGATCGTGCTCTATCAGCGCGCGAGCCAACTGAACTATGCGGTGGTCGGAACCACCAACCGTACCGAATGGGAAATAGGGCACTACGACCGCTACGGCGACGGGGCGTGCGACATCGATCCGATCGTCCACCTGTACAAGACCCAGGTAAGAGCACTGGCACGCTACCTCGGTGTTCCCCACGGGATCATTGACAAGCCTCCCTCACCCGATCTGATCCCCGGGATCACTGATGAGCTTGCGTTGGGGATCTCCTACCCGGAACTCGACCAGATCCTCGTCCTCATCGATCAGGGGCGAACCGACGCGGAGATCGAAGAGGCCCTAAGAACGCCGATTACGGCGATAAACGAGGTGCGGAAGGCGATGCACCAGGCCGATGCGGTGCGTTCCCTCCCGCTTTCGCTGCTTGACAATGAAGCGTAGACTGTGTTATAGTCCTGAACGAACGTTCGTTCTGCCGATTGGGCAAGAAGGAGGAACAGGATGAAAGCAGCAATCAGCGGTTCTCCAGCGGAGAAGATCGTCCTGAAGCTCGTGGAAAACAACGTGCTTCGGGGAGGAGCAGTGCGGTTGGCCGATCGGGTGATCTGGGAGGTCATCAAGCGTTCCGATAATCCGCCGGGAATGAAGCGGGATGAGTGGCTCACCATGCGGGCGCTTGTTTACTCATTCGATCGTATCATCCGCCGCGGCCAGGTTTCGGAGGCGGCAAAGCACCGGTTCATTGAGTTCGCCCGCAACCGGTTGGGGAAGGACCCGGCCCGCGAAGCGTTCAAGGAGAAGTACGGGGATTATCCCCCTGGATTCCTTACGATCAGCCCCTCGCGGGCGTGCAACCTCAACTGCACCGGCTGCTACGCCGGGACAGAGAAGAGCCCCAAGACCCTCGACTTTGCCACCTTCGATCGGATCCTGAACGAGGCATCGGAGCTATGGGGCATGTGTTTTGTGGTGATCTCCGGTGGGGAGCCGTTCATGTACAAGAGCGACGGTAAGAACCTCCTGGATATGGCGGAACGACACCCTGACATGTACTTCCTCGTCTACACGAACGGCACCCAGATCGACAAACAGACCGCCGCGCGGATGGGGGAGCTCGGGAACATCACCCCGGCTATCTCGGTGGAGGGGAAGATGGCGACGACGGAGGCCCGCCGGGGAGAGGGGGTGTTCGGGAAGGTGATGAACGCCTTCGAGAACCTGCGAACGAGCGGAGTTCCGTTCGGGCTTTCCATGACCGCCACCCGCCATAACTGCGATGAGCTCTTCTCCGATGAGGTGGTGAAGTTCTACTTCGATGAGCAGGGGGCGATGTACGCGTGGATCTTCCAGTACATGCCGATCGGAAAGAACTACGATCTCTCCCTCATGATCACCCCGCAGCAGCGACTACGATTACAGCGGCGGATGTGGGAGGTGATCAAGGAAAAGAAGGTCTTCCTGATGGACTTCTGGAACTCAGGCACAGCGGTGCACGGCTGCCTCGCCGCCGGCCGCCAGGCCGGATACTTCTACATCAACTGGAACGGGGATGTCACTCCGTGCGTCTTCGTTCCGTACGCGGCGACAAACATCCATGAGATCTACGACCAAGGCGGCACGATCATGGACCTGATGGAGATCGACTTCTTCAAGCGGATTCGGGAGTGGCAAAAAAGCTACGGGTACAAGACGAAACCGATGGAGACGAAGAACCTGATCATGCCGTGTGTGCATCGCGATCACGTCGACGTTCTCTTCCCACTGATCAAGGAGTATAACGCCAAACCGATCAACCAAGAAGCGGACCGGGCGTTGAAAGACCCCAGCTACTATGACGGCTTGTACAAGTACGACCGCGCGTGTGCTACGGTCTTGGATCCGGTCTGGGAAAAGGAGTATCTCCGGGGAGAGACTGTGCGGATCGAGATTCCCAAAATGCAAGAGGAGCCTGTGTCCGAGGCTACCCACTAACTCAATGGAGACTGCAACGGCGATCGGGATGGTCGTGCTCGGCTATCTATCGGGCTCGATCCTTACCTGCCAGCTCATCGGAAGGAAGATAGGGGTAGATCTCTACCGGGTGGGGACAAGGAATCCCGGGGCGGCGAACCTTTACCGTAAAGGGGGGCGAATCTACGGGATCATTGGATTCGTCCTGGACGCGGCGAAAGGGGTCATCCCCGTCTTTCTGGCGAACGGAGTCCTCGGGCTCTCCCCGTG encodes:
- a CDS encoding AarF/ABC1/UbiB kinase family protein, translating into MPLKINPLRRYRELRRLRRITAILAGYGLEEIVLLVRGRRFPVRKVRVDAATRGARLRGALEELGPTFVKLGQILSLRPDLVPPDIALELSKLQDAAPPIPFAQIRETLESELDRPIDAVFAEFSPEPIAAASLAQVHRARTHTDEIVAVKVQRPGIARVIESDLDILFHLAQLMERHLSDGERYAPVDAVTEFSRSIRKELDFVHEARNAEIFARNFAGDETIHVPRVFWDYTTPRVLTMEYIDGIKFSDLDALEQEGLDRRVLARNGARAILKQVFDHGFFHADPHPGNLLALPGNVIAPLDFGMMGRLDERLRDQVAELLFGVVERDVDLIIRALTDMGCVQAGSDSAGLRRDLLDMLDEYYGVPLKRLDFRRLFEDGLDLFHRHHLKVPAGLVLMGKALTTEEGVGRMLDPDFDMVTMAKPYVKRLFVRRYTAELKPGHWLPVLERYLRLVKELPDEIETALQKMSEYDRTDNSPRDFRIWERVAHAIAIGSIYIGSAIVLGFEVGPCVDGLSIIGLVGLGIGVLLTGWHAISNRGKYKG
- a CDS encoding radical SAM protein; the protein is MKAAISGSPAEKIVLKLVENNVLRGGAVRLADRVIWEVIKRSDNPPGMKRDEWLTMRALVYSFDRIIRRGQVSEAAKHRFIEFARNRLGKDPAREAFKEKYGDYPPGFLTISPSRACNLNCTGCYAGTEKSPKTLDFATFDRILNEASELWGMCFVVISGGEPFMYKSDGKNLLDMAERHPDMYFLVYTNGTQIDKQTAARMGELGNITPAISVEGKMATTEARRGEGVFGKVMNAFENLRTSGVPFGLSMTATRHNCDELFSDEVVKFYFDEQGAMYAWIFQYMPIGKNYDLSLMITPQQRLRLQRRMWEVIKEKKVFLMDFWNSGTAVHGCLAAGRQAGYFYINWNGDVTPCVFVPYAATNIHEIYDQGGTIMDLMEIDFFKRIREWQKSYGYKTKPMETKNLIMPCVHRDHVDVLFPLIKEYNAKPINQEADRALKDPSYYDGLYKYDRACATVLDPVWEKEYLRGETVRIEIPKMQEEPVSEATH
- the nadE gene encoding NAD(+) synthase; protein product: MKFDPKRESERITRFISQAMDELGKEGAVIGLSGGVDSAVVASLCVRAVTPQKVHGLILPERDSDPKAMEDARDLAQILGIKAEEIDLTPILSALGAYRPIPRIFARPWLVRAIYRRFKKKKGVSHLIHSLGPPAERPEFSFASFALPKLRMRMIVLYQRASQLNYAVVGTTNRTEWEIGHYDRYGDGACDIDPIVHLYKTQVRALARYLGVPHGIIDKPPSPDLIPGITDELALGISYPELDQILVLIDQGRTDAEIEEALRTPITAINEVRKAMHQADAVRSLPLSLLDNEA